The Brachypodium distachyon strain Bd21 chromosome 4, Brachypodium_distachyon_v3.0, whole genome shotgun sequence nucleotide sequence CTCCGCCGCCGGTAGCGACATTTGTTTATGTGATATGTGCGTTTATATCGGTGCATTTAGTTGGCCGATACACATAATTATTTGCtgctattttattttgcattaGACGGAATTTGAcatctaaaaatatattttcatatagTTACCATATTATTTGAAGCGCGGTGTCAACAGAGACCCTAGCACAAACAGATATAAAGCGGATGGGgaaaaaggggaaaacactGCGATTCTATTTTTCTCTAATATTCTTCGATAGTTTCTACTAATAAAAagtaatttttaaaattattaGGTGGCACGGATCCCACCCAATCTCCCGGCTGGGTTGCCACGGAGCACAACCCTCTCAATCTATCAAACTTATGCGATGGTCATTGCCTTAACAATGTGACGTACACTATATCCAAGACCGCTTAGGATTCGTGTGCACACATGGACCTGCCTACATTGTGGTAACATTTTAACGGCAATAATCTGAATTTGATTTGATACGTACTACAATTGCAAcccattttattttattttattatctcGTTTACATAGGACACTCCGCAAAGAAATTTGTTCATAAATTTCCCTGCATTATGTGATGATTGTGGCTGCAATGGTTCACCTGTTAATTAAGTCAGGTGGCACAACAACTACTGCCAAACGAAGAAGTAGTAAACAAGGCCAGTCACAATGCTCCGTCCATCGGAAGCAGTGCAACGCAAAAGTGGTAGTCCATTCGGTTGACTTAACTAGAGTTATAGCCAGATAAGACCACCTCAGTATACAAGTATGCTTCAAATtacatacggagtacataaACGGATATAAACCCACACATGGAAATACCGGGGAGGAGACGGACCAAAACGCAAAAGGAAATGCGAGAAAGGAAAGAGCGAAAAGCAAACGGAACCATCACATCACTTCAACGCCCACTCCATCCAGTGACCAGTCAAACCCCCGCGCTCAACGTGCAAGATGTGCGCCTCGCTCCCTTTCCAATTAGCCAACACGTCTCGACGAGAAAACGTTGTACGCGCCCCGCCGCGTCattttccctcaaaaacaCCCTATATATAACCAAGCTCGCCCCACGACTACTCCCCAATCCCAAACTCCATCTTCGTCTCTCTGAGCTCTGACAGACCCTcacttctctttctttccctCTGCCATATTCTAACTGCAGCAGCAAGTCTCCCAAGTCAGCGCGCAATGGCAATACACCTCGCGGCCAGTACTCCTGCCGGAGTCTCTCTTAAGCCGCAGCGCGCGTCCACGACGTCGACAGCCGGGGCGgtggccgccgtggccgcgccACCCTCCACGTTTGCCCCTCCTTCAACGCGGCTCTCGGCACCGCCCATTTCTCTCAACAACACCAGCCTTGCCGTTCCCGTGGCCCCGGTCTCCGTGCTGCCAGCGAGAAGATCAAGAAACAACGAGAAGCCTCTGGCTAGCATGTGGCGGGAGATCCAGGGGGAGCGGGACTGGGCCGGGCTGGTAGAGCCCACGCTGCACCCGCTGCTGCGGGCCGAGATCGTCCGGTACGGCGAGCTCGTGGGCGCGACCTACAAGGCGTTCGACCTGGACGCCGGCTCCAAGCGGTACCTCAACTGCAGGTACGGGAAGGCCCGGATGCTGCAGGAGGTCGGCATGGCAAGCGCCGGATACCACGTCACCAAGTATATCTACGCGGCGCCGGAGAATTGCCCGAGCCGGTGGGTCGGCTACGTGGCCGTGGCGTCGGATGACGCGGTGCGGCAGCTCGGCCGGCGCGACATCGTGGTGTCGTTCCGGGGCACCGTGACGGGGTCGGAGTGGGTGGCCAACATGATGAGCTCGCTCGCGCCGGCACGGTTCGACCCCGCGGATCCCCGGCCGGACGTGAAGGTCGAGTCCGGGTTCCTCTCTGTGTACACCTCGGACGACGCCACGGGCCGGTTCACATGCGGCAGCTGCCGGAACCAGATCCTGTCTGAGGTGACACGGCTCATGAAACGGtacgagcacgaggaggtgagCATCACGCTTGCCGGGCATAGCATGGGCAGCTCCCTGGCGCTACTCCTTGGCTACGACCTCGCCGAACTCGGCCTGAACCGCCGCGGCGCGAGGGCTGACCGCGTGCCGATCACCGTCTACTCCTTCGCCGGCCCAAGGGTGGGGAACGCGGGGTTCAAGGACCGGTGCGAGGAGCTAGGTGTGAAGGTTCTGAGAGTAGTGAATGTGAACGACCCGATCACCAAGTTGCCCGGCATCTTCTTGAATGAGAACTCTAGGGTTTTGGGAGGCAGGTTTGAGCTTCCATGGAGTGCCGCATGTTATACACATATTGGTGTTGAGCTTGCCCTAGACTTCTTCAAGGCAGGCGACCCTGCTTGTGTGCATGACTTGGAAGCGTACCTGGGGTTTCTCAAGTGCCCCAAGGTGGAAAAGGTTAGGAAACAAGGGGAGGATCTTCTAAGCAAAGCCAGGAAATTTGTTGTAGGGCAAAGTTTTGATGCTTGGAACTGGCAAATGGCTGCAATTCAAGTTGGTGACTTGGTGCACGCCCTAGGGATGTAGATCCATACAgtgttattttctttcccaTGATTTTTGAGGGAAAGGAGATTTAGATAACCTTATAGAGTTAGTGAAGAATGCAAATACAAGTCGGTTGATCGACATTCGTGCTACCATCTCAATATATGGGCGGCAATACTCCCATTTTTTGTGAACAAAGGAACTCACTACCGGACTTATGTTTGTTTGCCGAGTGCTCGGACACACGGTAAAATCCGTTTTGCTCTCAGGAAAGGCCTTAGGCCTTGCCGTGGTCTACTCACGACAAAGCCTGCTGCTCGACGAATTCCGCAATGGCGAAGGCGGGTTCGCTGAGTGCCCTTTAATTATCGCACTTGGCGGCAAAGCCTTAATTTGCCTAGAGCTTTCATGGGTGTAGAGTAAAATAACTGACGTTTGTCAGTTGACGGCACGACATGTGGGCCCTCCACTTTACCAATAGAACTTTCCATTTTGGAAGAGGTTCAAAAAATTAGCCGGTTTGCGACCATGGTTTTACTACAACGGAACGGCCTGTGGGTTCCTCCTCTCTTAGACATAGATGACTAGGCGATGGTGGACGACAACGACGGTGACGACGTGACAAAGGAGGCGACGTCTCGGACGGCGGACGAGACCGCGTCAAACGAGGTGACCAATGAcgcagggagagagagggggggaagggagaggggaagaagaagagagggtcAATCCGCGTGCCTATCGAGTGTCGACCCAGGGTCGGTGATGTGGCACGTGGATCGCGGCATCCATTCCAGATCTGGGCGGATAGCACATACGCGCTATGAACGATGCTTTGTCGAGTGCCTGCTTTGCTGAGGCCCTGCCTTCGAGTTTGCCGAGTGCACTTTTAGGGACGACACTCCGCAaagcaattttatttttatttttattttgtgcatgTATTTACTTGGCAAGGTTTAGGGTCCTATTTATCCCAATCCTATATACCCATAATATGGCACCATGCAAAATATTTTTAAGTTTTGATAATTTTTAACTATGATCTCAATTTTCCGCATTAAATAACTTTATAAAAGGATaagtaattatttttacatacaACTTGGTGATTTTAACTCACATTACTCATAATTAATTATATATGAAACCATAGTTAAATGTCAACTCAAAAGTGGCCAAATTGTAACAAAACTTGTTTCGGTCTTCAAACTTGAAGGTTTAAATCCTATGTTCTGAAACTTCTTCCGAGATAGTGCATTTTGTCAAGTACGTACAAATTTAAATATGTTTATTGACTCTAGGGAGTGATCAGCCTAACTCACTTGGTTGGTGGAGTGGATGTACAATCCCATCACATGGTTCAAGTCTTGGCGGATGCGAATTTATACCGTAGGGGTCTCCCTTACGgtttcctttcaaaaaaatatggacCATTCCAAAACAATTAAGTTTTGATTATTTTCagtattattttattttttcctacTAAACATCTCTAGAAAATAGTAAAATGATTATTTTAGCATAGAACTTGGtgattttaattcaaattACTCATAAATGAATCTAAATTAAACGCTGGTAAAAATTTCCACTAGAAAGTGGCCATATTATTAAAATATTTGCTTCGGCCTTCAAATTTGGAGGTTTAAACACTAAGTTCAGAAATTTCATCCGAGATAGTGTATTTTGTGAAACATTTATTTTGAATATATGTAGACTGGTTATATGTATCCCAAGATTACATACCCATAGTATTACACCATGCAAAatgtttttccatttttgacAATTTTGAAGTATATTTCATTTTCCCACTATTAAATAGCTCTACGAAATGATAAATAGTTAATTCTACATAAAAAGTGGTGACTTTTGTTCACAACACTTGTCATTATTGTTGTACGTATGTCATTTATGTTAAGCATATATGCCAGCATGACGCCACACCAGCTCGAACATCATCTCGATCCCCAATTATTTTCAAGAAAAGAGACGAGTCAAAGAATTTTTATAAATCACCCGTGGTACGACAGGAGAGTGAACACACTTGTGTTGACTTCCACAATAAATTAATGAAATCaacaagctcatctgcgtggtGGTTAGCCGCGACAGTGACGGGCAGATTAATTAAGTAACGGATGCTTTCTTCCTCTGTTGAGGAACAGCTGCACAATTCAACGTGGCGCGTAGAATCATTTTGCGGCTGCAGCTGACCCACGATGCGCAGTTAGTAACGGGATGCGCTTACGTGCTATCTCTATGTTCTTACTTGTCGATGACTAAGGTATCCAGAGTTCCGGACCTAGAAATTTCAACATTAACATTTTTTTGCAGGTAATTTCAACATTAACATTTTTTTGTGAGAATTTCAACACTAACATTATGTTTGAGCAACCATGGAAACTACATACAGTATATAAAATCATCTTGTATACAGCATAGTAAACCCAAAGCctctgcttctccttcctggAACGATTAACCCAACGTTAGACAAATTTATTTGCCGGGACGAAGAATGGTGATCAGATATGGGGAAAGTGCGGATGTAACTTGGTATGGTTTACTTCTTTGAAATCTCAAATTCCTTCTTTCTATACACTTCAGCAATGATCAGTATGTAACTGTCCATCCGTTCAATAAATTACCTAGGTTCTGTTGTGTTAGATGCTCCCTCATTTTCTAAATAGTTTGTAcatttaaatttgtccaagtCAAACGTTTCtaagtttgaccaactttCTAGAAAAATATACCAAGATTTGCAGCACCAAATTTGTTTCATCGTCTCCATCAAGTAATATGTGTTCATGCtgtatttatttgatattataaATGTTTGTATATTTTTATACAAACTTGTCTAACTGACAtcagtttgacttaggacaaatctAAATGTACAACTACTTAGAAACGGTGTAATTACATAAATAGAAATATGTCGGTCCTCACCGAAAACACAAGAATTCAGAAATTATTTTGGAATTACTTTGAAGAAATTGAATCAAATTATGATGAATTTTGATCTAGATTTGAATCTAGCCGCGTAagtcaaaattttaaattatATGGTTGTGCTTTTAATAATGAACCCAGTTGCAGAAACCCACTTTGGCTCCCGAGATCCAGTGCTCCCTATAGTTCAAACTTCATGATAAactgtttcaaaaaaaaatctgatttgTTTTGTAGTGTTAGTATAGATGTATACTACATATCTGCACATTTTCGTGCAAAGATACATTGATTTGTGGTCTGTGTAAAAATACTAAATCTAGGAATGCATAGTAGCGCTATTATACTTCCCCATGAAGGTAATGATGCAGGCACGTCAAATCTGGGATGCCATCGAGACCGGCACGGATGTGGCGACCGACGAGCACTCGGCGATGGAAGCCATCCTCCGGTCGGTGCCACCGGACCTGGTGCCGATCCTCGGCGCCAAGAAGGACGCCAACGAGGCTTGGAGGCGATCAAGACGATGCGCCTGGGCTCTTCCACGGTGAAGAAGGCGTGGGCACAAGCACTTCAAACCGAACTCGAGACATTCCACTGCAAGACCGGTGAGTCGATCCGTGGAAGATTTCTCCCTTCGTCTCGCGTCAATCGTCGCCAGGCTTGCTGATCTCAGCGAGGCCACCACCGAGGGCAAGGTGGTGCGCCGGCTCCTCCGCGCGGTGCCGCGCAAATCCTCCCTCGTTGTGATGAACATAGAGACGAGCTACACCCTCGACACGATCTCGTTGGAGGAAGTGACGGGGTGCCTCAAGGCGGCTGAGGATCGGCTCGAGCAAGACGGCGGGAGCGACAACAGTGACAGGCTGCTGCTCACCGAGGATGAGTGGCGTGCTCGCAACAAGCACCGTGACTCCgacagtggcggcggcagcaactCAGGCGGTTCCAATAATCGCCGTCACGGCAAGGGCTGCGGCAAGGACAAGAATGATCCAGCTCGGGACCAATGCCGCTACTATGGCAAGTTCGGCCATTGGGCCAAGGACTGCcgcaagaagaaaaaggacgAGGCACATCTCGTCCAGCACGCCGACGACGGTGACCTGGAGCCAACTTTGCTCATGGCCGTCCTCTCTGAGGAGACTCCTGAACCTGTCTTGTCGGAAGGGCAGGTCTTCCTCAACGAGAAACACGCGGAGGCCAACCTCCAGAGTGGCGACGAGGAGTGCGACGGGCGCGGGTACTTGGACACGGGCGCCTCCAACCACATGTCCGGCGACATCACGGCGTTCGCTGATCTGGATCGCACGGTCACCGGCAAAGTCAAGTTCTGGGATGGATCGCTCATGGACATCAGAGGGCACAGCACGGTGCTCTTCTCCATTCGATCCGGCGCACACCGTGCCCTGACGGACGTCTACTACATCCCCATGTTGAAGATGAGCATCATCAGCTTGGGCCAACTCGATGAGAACGACTCCGACATCGGCATCCGCAAGGGTATGATGACACTTCGTGATCCAAATCAAaagatccacgaaacgcgaaTCGCCTGTACGTGGCGCGGCTGGAGATCACGCGCCTGATGTGCCTCGCGGCGCAGAGGGACGACGAGGCTTGGTGCTGGCACACGCACCTCGGGCATCAACACTTCCAGGCGATCCACAAGATGGCGCGTGACCACCTGTCAACGGGATGCCGCTGCTGGACCACGTCGAGCAGCTGTGCGACGCGTGCCTCGCCGGCAAACATCGTCGCATCTCCTTCCCCGCCAAGGCCAAGTTTCGAGCGACCGAGTCGCCGGAGCTGGTTCACGCCGATATGTGCGGGCCAATCACGCCAGCCACGCACGGCCGCAAGAAGTACTTCATGCTCATCGTTGATGATGTGAGCAGGTACATGTGGGGGGTGCTCCTTGCACGCAGTGACGCGGTCAAGCACTTCAAGGCACGAGCCGAGGTGGAGTCCAAGCACGTCCTGGGGACGTTCAGGATGGACCGCGGCGGCGAGTTCACGTCGACTGAACTCGCCGATTACTTCGCTGATCATGGAGTGCAGCGCCACCTCACCGCCCCCTACTCGCCGCAGAAGAACGGCGTCGTAGAGCGCCGGAACCAGAACGTGATGCGCATGGTGCGCTCCATGCCCAAGGCAAAGAAGATGCCGAGCGCGTTCTGGGTGAGGCTGCTTGTACACTCGAAGCGTCGACGGCATGACTCCGTACGAGGCGTGGCATGGCAAGAAGCTGGACCTGTACTACCTCAAGGTGTTCGGCAGCATCGCGCACGTCAAGAACACGCGGTCagggctgaagaagctggacGATGCAGCACGCGGATGGTTTTCATCGAGTATGGGCCTGGCTCAAAGGCTTACCGGATGTACGGTCCGGATTCCAAGTGAGTCCACGTCACCAGAGATGCCATCTTCGATGAGGACGCCTGCCGGAGCTGGGGTGGTCAGGCAGACGAGGTAACTAGTGAACCCTAACCGTGTCCATGCCAGGTTTTGGGGGAGCTTCGGGGCGGCAGGAAATTCCTGCCGCGGCTACAGTGGCGGATCTGCTACAGTGGCGTCCGACAACagtcctgccgcggcagaaacaGCGGCAGGAGGGGGAACTTCACCTCAACCCGCAACGCCGCACACGCCCGCTGCGGCGCGCCAACTGGACTTCGCCACGCCGCCCACGTACAACGCCGACCACTACGACATCTCCGACACTGCACCACCGGACCAGCACCGTTACCGCCGTGTTGCTGATCTGATCTGGGACTCAAGCAAGCCACCGGGACAAGCTGAACGCCTACTTCTAGTGCTGGAGGAAGAACCTGCCATGCTCGCTGAGACCGAGCCACATGACTGTTGGCGCTCGGCGATGCTGGACGAGCGGCGGGCGATTGAGCAGAACGGCACGTGGTCTCTCGTCGAGCTGCCCCCCGGTCACCGCCCCATCGGGCTCAAGTGGGTGTACAATGTCATGAAAGATGCCGCCGGCGCTGACATCAAGCATAAAGCGAGGCTCTCGTCACAAAGGGCTATGTTCAGCGAGAAGGTATCGACTTTGATGAGGTATTTGCGCCAGTTGCTCGCCTTGATTCTGTCAGGTTGTTGCCCGCCATCGCCGCGAGCCAGCACTGGCAGCTGCACCATCTCGACGTCATGTCAGCCTTCCTTAATGGTGATCTCGAGGAGGAGGTGTACGTCACCCAGCCACCTAGTTTCGTCCAGGAGGGGCGCGAGCAGCAGGTGCTTCGGTTGCACAAAGCCTTATATGGCTTGCGTCAGGCGCCCGGGGCCTGGAACGCCAAGCTCGACACCACACTGGTGCAGCTGGGTTTCAGGCGCAGCGAGTCGGAGCACGCTGTGTACATACGCGGCACCGGCGACCAGCGGCTACTCCTTGTCGTGTACGTCGACGACCTCATCATCATCGGTGTGTCCACGTCCGAGATTGAGCGTTTCAAGCTGGAGATGAAGTCTCAATTTGAGATGAGCGACCTTGGGCTTCTCACCTTCTACACCCGGGCATAGAGGTGCGCCAGAACGCGAATGGCATCACGCTCAGCCAGGCAAGCTATGCCAACAAGCTGCTCGAAAGAGCAGGCATGTAGGACTACAATGTTGTGCATGTTCCCATGGAGCCGCGTCTGAAGCTTAGCAAGGACAGCTCCTCTCCACCTGTCGACGCCACGTTCTATCGAAGCATCATCGGCAGCCTGCGGTATCTCGTCCACACTCGCCCTGACATTTGCTATGGGGTCGGGTACGTCAGCAGGTTCATGGAGCATTTGTCTGCTGTGAAGCATTTGCTCCGGTGCATCGCGGGAACCAGGGAGTTCGGCTGCTGCTAAACTGCCAGCGGCGACAACAACCTGATCGGCTACAGTGACGCAGATATGGCGAGCGATGTCGATGATCGCAAGAGCACTACCGGTGTGGTGTTCACCCTGGGAAGCTGTCCTATCACTTGGCAGTCTCAGAACCAAAGGGTGGTCGCATTGTCCACCTGCGAGGACAAACACATCGCCGCCACGACCGCGGCGTGCCAGGCCGTGTGGCTTGGTCGCATGCTTGGAGAGCTGCTTGGCAAAGAACCTGAAGTGGCTGTGATCTGCGTCGACAACAAATCTGCCATTCAGTTGTGCAAGAATCCGATCTTCCATGATCAGAGCAAGCACATAGAGACGAGGTATCACTTCATACGTGAGTGCCTCGAAGCTGGAAAGGTTTCAGTTGAGTATGTCCACACTGAAGATCAACTTGCCGATGTTCTGACGAAGGCAGTGGGATGCGTCAAGCTCCAGGAACTGCGAGGCAGACTCGGCGTGCAGAAGGTACACAACAACTAGCTTAGGGGGAGTTTGTTATAGTTAAATAAGCAAGTTGAAGTCGTTGTTTCTTTTTAACAGTTTGATCCGGTCGTTTTGTTAGGTGATCCGATTCTTTTGCTTTCTGTTTAGCACGAAGCCAGCGAGGTTGTGCTGTGCCGTGCATGTAGATTGCTCATGGATGTGCTCTCGGTCGTGGGATGACACGATCACGTAGGGAGCCTTTTCCGGAGCTAGTCGAGTCGATAAATAAAAGGAGAAACTGAAAAGCAGCAAAGCTGTAGGCTGCACAAAAACTCTCTCTTGTTCACTGTCTTGGACCTTCATCGTGTGAGAGCTGAGAGCTGAGAGTTGAGAGAAGTGAGAGCCACCTAACGTCCACAGAAGCAACTCGGCGGTTTAGGACTTATGCTCTGTAATTGGCTTTTTTGTCTGACCCGTGATCTTTCTGGAACTTGGTCCTCTTGCGGGTTCTTGGACACTCTTATGTATGCACCGTATGACTGTTGCCTCGTTCCCGAGTAGGACTCCAGGTCGTATGCGAGTAGAACTTGTCGCCCGCTTTCCAAGTATCCACAAGCTAGGCTTGAAATTAATAGACTAGACTTCAGCAATCCAATCATACAAACAGATCAAGAAATGCATCTTCAAATTGAAGACGGAGAAATTGGATATTGTTGCGAGAGTAATGATCTAAcaacaaaaccacaacaaaTCAGCACCGCCATGGCCTCGACCGAATGATCGGTGGATGGCGGATGGCTCGTTTTGGCTAGACGGATCGGCGGGATGCGGCACAGTGTTGCGGGATCTACAGGGAACCTTATTGACTGTGTCTTGCTGAGAGCTACTGGATTGTCGGGATGCTCTTGAGTCTTGACGCTGAGCCTATTGCTGTCCAACATGGCATTCGGCTCACCATGATGTTGTTCAATGGTCCGGAGGTGTTACCGTCGTATAGCTTAGAAACAGGGACGGCATTAGGTATCCATTACCCGCCTATATTCGGCAGGTAAATCTCCATTAGGGAACAAGTCTGGTTTAGATTTTATCCGTGGGTACgtaaatgagaaaaataaaatcatacCCATCAGGTTGAGTGGGTAATGCTATGGGAATTAATAACACATACCCGTGTCCCTTTTTACCCATATACAAACTAGTATACGGGTGTGATCTTGACGGAGGAGATAAACTAACGTGCTGCAGCTTTTATCATTATGTGTTGTCTTTTTAACGATATAGTGTATGTGTTAATTTAGTGTTATTTATGACAAGATTGCTATGACGTTTGAGAAATATGCtgttgtttctaaaaaaatatgttgttgtttACGACTATATATATGATCGATCTAATATTAATACTAGTAGTTTTACCCGTGAGTATCCGTCTACCTAGAAAGGTGATGGTTATAGAAAAAAGTTGTACCCGTTCACGGCTATGAATACAGGCCTAAGGGTAATCTCAAAGGGAGCGAGTAAAGGCATGAGAAGGCTCCAACTGCACCATTACCATGAGGGTGCCATCTCTACCTAGAAGTGGTTAATTCTACGAAAGAGTTGGGTCTCGATCGTTTGGAATATTCTCATCTGATCATGAGGCTAAAAGAAGGATTCAAGGACGACCTAGGGAGCTGTCAATCAAGAAAATTAATCGTATGGAGTAATCTCTTGTCTGATTTTGTAGTTTCGATCGGATTGTACCCCTAtttatgatttattttttagcgATATATCAGGAGTATTAAGAAGCCACAAACGGCGCCCTCGACAAGAGATGAAGCTGCCTTAGAAAGATTATGAGCATCAACATTAGCCTCTCTCTTTTCATGCCCTAGGAGAACCACATCAAAGtacttcttcctctcctggAATTCCCTAGCAATAGTTCTGTAACGGCAAAGATTACCTTCGTGAAAATTCTTCACAACGTTGAGGCGGTCCCTATTTATGATTAATAAAGACGGATTCTCTCTCTGGCGCCTAACCGCGCAGTGTGGTCAGTTTTGGGGCTAAAAATCCAGGTGGGCCCCACTTCCTTCCCTTATCCTGCACCTTCTTTCCTAATTTCTCTTGTTCTCTCCCTACATGGACTGTTTCGTCTCTCTGTCttgttctcttctctcccaagcagcagccggcggcgacgcggcgggcggcggaggcgaggggaTGAGCAGACGGCGAGGTAAGTCCGACGAGCCTACTTagggttgggggggggggggggttacttggttggccggcgccggagaagatgggTTGTTCCCGGACTTAAAGAGATGGTGGGGGGCCAATTTGTTCCCCCCAAAAGTCAGAAAAAGAATCAAGAACAACAGACACGGTGAAATGCATCGCAGAAGATTTCTCGAATCAAGACCAACAACCAGCACCTCATTATGTCAACATAACAGTAACAGCCTAACAGGATGGTGCACTAGCTAGAAGACTTGCAGCTTACTGTGTAGTACTCCAACATTAAGGTGGATGGGCCGGCACCGCGGAGGGCCAATCGCTGAAATACCCTTCT carries:
- the LOC100835052 gene encoding phospholipase A1 EG1, chloroplastic/mitochondrial, giving the protein MAIHLAASTPAGVSLKPQRASTTSTAGAVAAVAAPPSTFAPPSTRLSAPPISLNNTSLAVPVAPVSVLPARRSRNNEKPLASMWREIQGERDWAGLVEPTLHPLLRAEIVRYGELVGATYKAFDLDAGSKRYLNCRYGKARMLQEVGMASAGYHVTKYIYAAPENCPSRWVGYVAVASDDAVRQLGRRDIVVSFRGTVTGSEWVANMMSSLAPARFDPADPRPDVKVESGFLSVYTSDDATGRFTCGSCRNQILSEVTRLMKRYEHEEVSITLAGHSMGSSLALLLGYDLAELGLNRRGARADRVPITVYSFAGPRVGNAGFKDRCEELGVKVLRVVNVNDPITKLPGIFLNENSRVLGGRFELPWSAACYTHIGVELALDFFKAGDPACVHDLEAYLGFLKCPKVEKVRKQGEDLLSKARKFVVGQSFDAWNWQMAAIQVGDLVHALGM